GTGTTTACCATCGCAAAAACCCATGCAGCTGGACTCTTCACCGGGCACTTTTTCCTCGATGATAACGGCGCTGTATTGGAAGTTTGACATGAAATGTTCAAAAAGTTCTTCACGATTAGCAAAATGGTCGCCCCAGACTCCAACTCCTTTACCTAAAGCAGGCTTGTCGGGCTTCACCACAGCCTGATTATCCAATTCATCCAACCAATGATAAACATCGGCTTTGACGTCTTTGCCTTTATAGTCGGCGGGGTCAAAAACCTTAAAGCGGGGGTTGGCTTCGGGCGCGATTTCTTGGAAGAGGATGCGTTGGGCAACTTTACTCTCTTCAATGGCGTACTCTTTTTTGGGACACACCACAGGTATACCTGTACGGGATTCTATAAGGTCACGTAAGCCGTCAATTATGGGTTTCTCGGAGCCGACCAATACAAAATCAAGTTGGTCTTTGTTGACTTCTGCGAACCGACAGATTTCTCCTACGTCAAGACTGGGAAATACGGCGTGTTTGGCTGCGTGTTTAGCGTTGTAGGGGTTTCGTTGTTTGTCGGCAACGTAGAGGTTTACTTTGTAGTTTTTGCTTCTCAGCAACGTGTCTGCCATGGCAACTTCTCGAGCGCCATAAGAAACCAAGAGTACACCAATCTCATCCATCAAGATACACCGTATACGCTATTTGTCTGCGCCAAAGCTTAATTTGCTTTTTTACTAAGCAACTTAGGATTGTTGGTCTTCGGATTCGTAGATTCGGGTTTTTTCTTCGTAGCCTTCTTGGAAGCGTTTCTTCATGGCATCAGCCATCTTCTGGGCACAGGGTGTAGGATATTTGCCAGTGATGCAGGCTAAACAGAGTTCATTTTCTGTTTTTCCAGTGGCACGAATCAGATTTTCAAGGGATTGATAGCATACTCCGTCGGCACCGATGATTTTTGCGATTTCGGCGGGGGAATGCCTTGAACCAACAAGTTGCCCATACGTGGACATATCGATACCATAGAAGCAGGGGCCAATGATGCGGGGGAAGGTAACAAAGAGGAAAATCTTTTTGGCGCCAGCTTTACGCATTTTTTCGATTATGACTTTGGTTGTGTCACCGCGGACTACGCTGTCCTCAGTTATGATGACGTTTTTACCAGCGACTTTGGCTCCTAAAATGTTAATTTTCTTATCTATCGTTGAGTAACGTTCCGCGTTTAGCAGAATGAAAGCACGTTCAGTTACATAGCGGTGGCGGCGTGATGCACGTTCCCAACGGAGCCCTGAGGCTTCATGAACACCCATGGCTGAGTCGTCACCAGTTTCAGGAACTGAAAATACGATGTCGCCCTGCTTGGCTTCCTCGGGGAATTCTTTGACCAAGTTGCGGCCGAAGTCTTCTCGGATTTCATAAACATATTTGCCGTTGAAAATCGAGTCTGGCCTAGCAAAGTAGGCGTATTCAAAACTGCAAAAAGCCTCGCGGGGTTTCTCGATGACTTGGATGCGTTTAAAACCGTCTTTAGATACAGTTACGAGTTCGCCGGGGTTTAATTCAAAATCCCGCACGAAGCTGTTCATGTCAAAACTGACAGTTTCAGAGGAGAAGGCAAATGTTGCGCCGTTAGGGTCATGTCCAGCGCAGAGGGGTTTTATACCATGTGCATCTTTGAAGGCAAAAAATTCACCCTCTCCAGTGATGCCAGTTACGGAGAAGGCACCATCTAAGCTTTCCATAACACTGCGGGATGCAGCGGCAAGGTCTCCAGTTTCTTTTAAGGCTTGGAGCATTTTGTGGCAGACAATGTCGGAGTCGCAGTTGTAGAGGAAATCTGGGAAGCGCTCAGTCATTTCTCTTTTTAGGGGCAGGGTGTTTACGATGTTGCCGTTAAAGGATAAAGCAAGTTTTACACCGTCAGCGGAGGCGGTGACGGGTTGGGTGCCTTGAATTATGGAGACATCGTCACATTTACCAGAGGTGGTGTAACGTACGTTACCGATCCCGATTGAGCCTGGCAAACGCCCGAACCATTCGTTTATGGCGTTACTCTTTACTTTTGGTACGAGGTCAAGGCTTTTGTAAGTGTAGAACTGTTTATTGTTGTAAGTAAGGAAGCCATGTGATTGGTGTCCTCGATGATTTTGAGCCCTAAGTCCCCAGTATACATAAGGGAAAACGGGATGATTCTCGTAGTTTATTGCGCCAAAGATACCGCAGCCTATTCTTGGTCCCTTCTCGCGTTAAATGGGGATGTAGTAACAGAAGGGGTTTATCAGCTTTTAGTACAAATTTAAATAAAAACACACGGGATTTTTAACATGAGAACATTTAAACCGTCAGGGATTAGACGCAGGCACTTTTTCAATGATGAAGGAAGCGGGGGGAACCGATAAAGCAAGGTCGGTTCAAAACCCTACAGCCAAGGGGTTTTGGTGGTTTACTTTATCCGCACAGTTCCCTGCTGAATTATCCGCTCAAACAGCAACCGCTGAAGCATAGGTAACCCTGGAATCCGCAACGATACCCCCGCACTCCTTGAATCGTCAGATAAGTTTGGCAGAAACAGGAACGCTTCCTCGTCATCAACGATTGTTAAGCTTGATTTCTTGTTTAAGATAGCGAGCACCATTTTTCTGAAAGCTTCTGTGGTATCATCGGGGATACCTGAAAAATTGGTTATCTGGGTCATTCTACGGAATTCGATAAAATCTTCTTTCTTGAATTTCTCAGCCACCTTCTGGCCGGGTTCTACCGCGCAGACAGCCCTGACATGAACATTCTTCGCCTGTTGAGCCTTCAAATTAGAACCAACCGCCAACAACAAATTAGGAGGATACTGCTCAACCATTATTACGCGTTCTTTGGCGGACGCAATTGTTAACGCTAGTTTTCTGCGGATGGCGAACATACCTCGGACTGCCCAGATAAAATCTTCTGTGGAGTTTTTGCTGGTCTGCTGCATTTCTGCAAGGAGGCGAGTGGCGTCGTCTGCGGCTGATAGATAGGAGTTGCGCATACGGTCAACAACTATGCTGGGGGAGAGGGCATTGTAGAAGACTGGTCGTCCGCTTTGGAATTCCACTGCGCCCATGTCTAGGAGTTGCTCTAGCACTTCGTAGATTTTTGTGCGAGGGACGCCGGAGGCTTTTTGGATGTCGGCTACGCCGGAGGGTCCCAGTGAGGCGAGTGCTGAGTAGACTTTGGCTTGGTATAGGCTTAGACCGAGTTTACATAGGGCTTGTGTTAGTTGTTGTTGCTGCTCAAAGCTCATAACTTGTCACTCTAAGAGTTACAACAAAATTATAAGACAACGCTTCCTAATAACGCTTGGGCAAAAAAATGACTCACACCTCAAACGAAGCAGTCATCGAAACAACCAACCTCTTCAAAACATACAAAGAAGGCCAAATCCAAGCCGTAAACGGTCTAAACCTCAAAATCCAAAAAGGCGAAATCTACGCTCTAATCGGCGCTAACGGCTCAGGCAAAACCTCAACCATCAACATGCTCACAGGCGCACTCTACCCTACCTCAGGCTCCATCCAAGTTCTCGGTTTACCCATCCCTCAAAAACGAAGAGAAGCCGCGGCACAAATCGGCGTGGCACCCCAAGAATACGCCCTCTACAGTGACCTCACGGTTGAACAGAACATCTGGTTCTTCGCAAAACTCTACAACATGAAAAAAGCAGCCTTCGAAAAACGACTAGATGAACTGCTACCGATCCTTAAGCTTAACGAACGTAGAAAAACCACCGTCTCCAACCTCAGCGGCGGCATGAAACGACGCACAAGCATCGCCTGCTCCCTTATCCATCAACCTAAAATTGTCTTTTTTGATGAGGCAACAGTCGGAATTGACCCCGTACTGCGCGCGTTTTTCTGGGATTACTTCCGTTGCCTCACAAAACAGGGGTTGACAATTGTTTTGACTTCACATGTGATGGATGAAGCTGAACGCGCCGACAGAATAGGGTTAATGCGTGCTGGCAAACTAATCGAGGAGGGCACACCTGCCGAGATTAAACGGAGGCATTCGGCTGCTACTGTGGAAGAGGTCTTTGTTAAATTAAGTGAGGGGGTTATCGTTGATGCGTAGAAGCAGTTTTTCAGCTAACCGTGTTGGCGCAGTGGCTTGGCGTGTGCTCAAACAAATCAGCCGTGACAGACGTACGTTTGGAATGATGATTGTTATGCCAGCGATAATCATGCTTATCTTTGGGTTTGCGTTGGGCGGCGAAGTAAAATATGTGCCTATCGTAGTTGACGACCAAGATAATGGCTACACAATCACGCAAAGCGGAAACGTCAATAGTACCGCATACTTCGGAGGCAACATAACAACAGCTTTAGAAAACGATGACAGAGTAAAAGTTACCCAAGGCACCTTCGATTCAGGAGTATGCGGAGTAGATAATGGAACATGCTTTGCAGCCATCCTAATACCAGCCAACTTTTCAGAGACCCTCTTCAAACACGGCCTAGGAAACGCGGCTAGCCAATTATCTAACGTTAAAGTAGTCATCAACAGCACCGTCGGTGGCGACAGGCAAGTCAGCATGCCACTAAACCTCAGCCAAGCCCTCACAGACGTTGGAACAAACGATAACGCAACAATCACACTCTACCTTGACGGCACAAAACCCGCAAACGAAGGCAGCATTTTAGCAGCACTCCAAAGCGCACTACAAGACTCAGTTGGCGGTGGCGGCGTAGAGCTGGATAAACAGTTCGCGTTTGGCAACGTTGAGTACTCAGGATTGGACGTGAGTATTCCATCGGTGATTGCGTTTGTGTTGACTTTTCTGGTGCTCTTGATTTCTCTGATTATAATCACTCGAGAGTCAAGCTCAGGTGTTTTGTCAAGGTTATATGCGACTCCGCTTTCGGCGCTTGAAAGACTTCTGGGGTACTCAATAGGACTAACGCTACTGGGGGTTTTGATGGTCTGTGTGATTTTGGGCATCGGTATCGGAGTGTTCGGTGTCGTCGTTGAGGGTAACTTTGCCTTGCTTTTCTTCGGCGCAGTCCTATATGCATTAGCCAACATTTTCCTAGCAGTATTTCTTTCCAACTTTGCAAAAAACGAGTTGCAAGCCGTCCAAATGGCGCCCCTAATAGCGTTACCAAGCATGGCACTTAGCGGCATGCTCATACCCGTCAACGCATTCCCAGAAGGAGTTCAAATCGTCTCCCAATTTGTTCCCATGTACTATGGCAACCGCATTTTTGAAGGCATCATGCTCAAAGGCTATGGCATTGGCGACTTATCGTTTGAATTTGCAGTTATCGGCGGAATTGCATTGCTGTTCTTTGCGTTGGCGGTTATGACAGTAAAAGACAGAATCCCAGCGTAAGGCAGGCACCATTCCGGAGAAGTGACCTGCTCAGAGGCGACCCCCTCCTCTTGTATAAAGCTGCGAATCGTGACGAGCCCAAAAGGCGAACCATAGAAACACATGAAAAAAGTTTGAAGGTTTGCTGGGGTCTGATGCTCTATAACATTGGAGATACATGCAAAAGCTACCGTCCAAATGTAATTACAGACCCTCTCAGCCCTTCTTAGATTTCAAAAAAAAATAAAAAAGGAAAAGGGTTGTTTATGGGCGTTTTTTGAGTACCAACACTATGATTGCGCCGACTATAGCGATTGCAACAATTATGGCTGCGGTGGATATCGCGAAGTATGTTTCTGTGGGTGGCAGAACGGTTTCGGGGTAGGGAGCTGCTGTTGGTGGTGCTTCACCTACTGCTAGGTAGGTTTGGCCAGATGATGCGTAGTAGGATTTTGTTCCTGCAAAGGAAGCTAAGATTTGATAGGTTCCTGGAACGTCAGGTGTGAATGTGTATGCATATTGACCAGTCGCGTCAGATGTTACGTCAGCTATGTGTCGGTAGTTTCCGTTGGGGTCAATAGTATCGATTGAAACTGGAACGCCAGTTGTGTTTGTTGGCTTGGTTTGTTGCATGAACTTGTATTCCATCCATGCTTGCATGCTGTCATCAGAGACTGCGGGGGTGTCTTTTAGAGAGAATTCCAAAAGATAGTTTGTGTTTAATCTGCCAGATTGCGTTTGGTCTGTGACTGTGCCAGTTAAGAGGATACTAGAGCCTAAAGCTGGAACGATCTGTGGAGCTGAAATGGTGGTAGCGCTTGGTCCTTTGCCGAAGCAGTAGAGCATTTGGTCATAGCTGTTGAGGTTAATTAGGTAGCCATCAGCGATGTAGACGCCAGTACCAGCCGCCATGCCTGCACCCCAGTCTAGAATCTTCCAGATTTCAGTGCCGTCAGTAGCGTTTATGCATCGTAAATCTGCGCCGCGGAATAGTGGTTGAGTAGCTGAGTGTTCGCTTGTTGTTAGGTAGAGTTTTCCGTCACAGGCTGCAGCAACACCAGTCGGGTAGTTGCCGTATGGGGATTCCATGTTTTGGTTTTCAGCAACGTATGTCCAAGCTTTTTCGCCAGTAGTTATGTTGTATGCGTTTACTTCTCCACCGTAACCGTAGGTGATGAAGTTGCCTTCGTAAGTGCAGCAGCAGTCAGCAGTGCTTAAGCCATAGAATTGCATTTGAGATTCGGGTTCGGTTTCCCAAATTTGCTCGCCTGTTGCTAGGCTATAGCCCCAGTATGTTCGGGTAAGGTCTTGTCGGAAGATGAAGACACCATAGTCAGGGTTTACAGTTTCAAGCATAATACCTGGACGACTGCCAACAGCATAATCGCCTAAGGATAAGGGTTGTGTGTAAGTTTTGTTCCAAAGCAGACCGCCTACGACGCCGGCTTCGGGGTCTAGGTTTAGAGCCCAGATTTGGCCTTTAATAGTTGTAGTTGAGTTGGTGACGCCAATCTTTCCGCCGACTACGTCTTTACCTTCCCTTACCCAGTAGATGCTTCCGGTAACAGGGTTTGATCTGCCGTCTTTGCCGTCAAGTGTTACGTTCATCGAGAAGCCGTTTCGTCCATCGTGAACTGCATAGTTTTGTGGTCTCCATTGCCAATAGTTTGTTCCTGTTGTGCCTAAAAGTTCTGTGGGGATGGCTGAACTGTTCCAGCAGGTCAGGTATTGTTTGCCGCCTGAAGTTGCAATGTTGTATCTTAGGATGCTGCCGTCTTTGCCGTAAACTGCTGTTCCGCTTGCTGAAACGTTAGCAATTATGGTGATGGTATCATATGTGTATCCGTCAAGCATTTCCCATGTTGACAAACCAGTACCGGTGGTGTAGCCTGCGGGTAGAGTAACACCTGATGTTCTCCAGAGGTAGGGCATACCGCCGTGTTGGTTGGGTGATTCATAGTCATATATGGAGGCAAATTGGGGCATAACGGTCTTGTTGTCTAGGGCGAGTGTTTGGCCAGTGTAGAGATCAATTGTCCACCAACCGTTATTTCCATGCGCGGTGTTGCGGTCAGAAACTATGACTTTTCCGTTGAGGATAATCATGTTGCCGAGTGTAATACCGCCATAGTGGTTAGTATGGTAACCTATGTCTCCGTAGCGTTCATCCATTGTTCCTCCTGCGTAGTAGGGGCGTGACCACACAATATGTGAACTTTCAGGTCCATAGCCGTAGCAAGTTTTTGTGTTGGTAGCGGTTGCGTGCGCAGCACCTGAGAGGTAGTTACCTGCAAGGACATACCAAAGTCTGTTGGCGCTGTTTATGGGGCGATTCCAGTATTCATTGGGAAGCGGGGTTTCACTCCAAGGTTGGATTGGGTCAGTTTGGACTGTGAAGTAACAGGGGTCGCTGGTTGCTGGACCATAAGTGTCGTTGACGTAAACGCTGTTGACGGGTACATTATTTGCCGTTGGAAGACCTGTGATTATGTAGGCTGGCATTCGGGCTATTACTGAGTAGTTACCAGTTTGTTCAGGGACGTATGTTGTGTAGGCACCGCCAACTGAGTCAGATTCAAAGGGACCAAGAGTCTCGGTGGTGTTATCGGGTTTGGTGACGTCTAAGTAGAAAATCCAGCGGTCACCGTATCGACTGTCGGCGCTGGCTGTGGGAGGAATCTGATTGCACCAGAAGGTAATCAGTTCTTCCTGACCAACTCCGATAGGGGTTGTTGATACTGCTGTGTAACACCAAACGGGGTATGTTACGGATGGGTTGTGTGCTTGACTTAGGGGGATAGCAGCGAATAAGGAAATGGTTATTGAGAGTAGCAAAAGCACTGTTGTTGTGAAGGCTAATTTTTTATTTTGGGTTGTTAGGTTCAATGTGTTGTCTCCTTTT
The DNA window shown above is from Candidatus Bathyarchaeota archaeon and carries:
- a CDS encoding amidophosphoribosyltransferase: MPGSIGIGNVRYTTSGKCDDVSIIQGTQPVTASADGVKLALSFNGNIVNTLPLKREMTERFPDFLYNCDSDIVCHKMLQALKETGDLAAASRSVMESLDGAFSVTGITGEGEFFAFKDAHGIKPLCAGHDPNGATFAFSSETVSFDMNSFVRDFELNPGELVTVSKDGFKRIQVIEKPREAFCSFEYAYFARPDSIFNGKYVYEIREDFGRNLVKEFPEEAKQGDIVFSVPETGDDSAMGVHEASGLRWERASRRHRYVTERAFILLNAERYSTIDKKINILGAKVAGKNVIITEDSVVRGDTTKVIIEKMRKAGAKKIFLFVTFPRIIGPCFYGIDMSTYGQLVGSRHSPAEIAKIIGADGVCYQSLENLIRATGKTENELCLACITGKYPTPCAQKMADAMKKRFQEGYEEKTRIYESEDQQS
- a CDS encoding ABC transporter ATP-binding protein, whose product is MTHTSNEAVIETTNLFKTYKEGQIQAVNGLNLKIQKGEIYALIGANGSGKTSTINMLTGALYPTSGSIQVLGLPIPQKRREAAAQIGVAPQEYALYSDLTVEQNIWFFAKLYNMKKAAFEKRLDELLPILKLNERRKTTVSNLSGGMKRRTSIACSLIHQPKIVFFDEATVGIDPVLRAFFWDYFRCLTKQGLTIVLTSHVMDEAERADRIGLMRAGKLIEEGTPAEIKRRHSAATVEEVFVKLSEGVIVDA
- a CDS encoding ABC transporter permease, with protein sequence MRRSSFSANRVGAVAWRVLKQISRDRRTFGMMIVMPAIIMLIFGFALGGEVKYVPIVVDDQDNGYTITQSGNVNSTAYFGGNITTALENDDRVKVTQGTFDSGVCGVDNGTCFAAILIPANFSETLFKHGLGNAASQLSNVKVVINSTVGGDRQVSMPLNLSQALTDVGTNDNATITLYLDGTKPANEGSILAALQSALQDSVGGGGVELDKQFAFGNVEYSGLDVSIPSVIAFVLTFLVLLISLIIITRESSSGVLSRLYATPLSALERLLGYSIGLTLLGVLMVCVILGIGIGVFGVVVEGNFALLFFGAVLYALANIFLAVFLSNFAKNELQAVQMAPLIALPSMALSGMLIPVNAFPEGVQIVSQFVPMYYGNRIFEGIMLKGYGIGDLSFEFAVIGGIALLFFALAVMTVKDRIPA
- a CDS encoding PQQ-binding-like beta-propeller repeat protein codes for the protein MNLTTQNKKLAFTTTVLLLLSITISLFAAIPLSQAHNPSVTYPVWCYTAVSTTPIGVGQEELITFWCNQIPPTASADSRYGDRWIFYLDVTKPDNTTETLGPFESDSVGGAYTTYVPEQTGNYSVIARMPAYIITGLPTANNVPVNSVYVNDTYGPATSDPCYFTVQTDPIQPWSETPLPNEYWNRPINSANRLWYVLAGNYLSGAAHATATNTKTCYGYGPESSHIVWSRPYYAGGTMDERYGDIGYHTNHYGGITLGNMIILNGKVIVSDRNTAHGNNGWWTIDLYTGQTLALDNKTVMPQFASIYDYESPNQHGGMPYLWRTSGVTLPAGYTTGTGLSTWEMLDGYTYDTITIIANVSASGTAVYGKDGSILRYNIATSGGKQYLTCWNSSAIPTELLGTTGTNYWQWRPQNYAVHDGRNGFSMNVTLDGKDGRSNPVTGSIYWVREGKDVVGGKIGVTNSTTTIKGQIWALNLDPEAGVVGGLLWNKTYTQPLSLGDYAVGSRPGIMLETVNPDYGVFIFRQDLTRTYWGYSLATGEQIWETEPESQMQFYGLSTADCCCTYEGNFITYGYGGEVNAYNITTGEKAWTYVAENQNMESPYGNYPTGVAAACDGKLYLTTSEHSATQPLFRGADLRCINATDGTEIWKILDWGAGMAAGTGVYIADGYLINLNSYDQMLYCFGKGPSATTISAPQIVPALGSSILLTGTVTDQTQSGRLNTNYLLEFSLKDTPAVSDDSMQAWMEYKFMQQTKPTNTTGVPVSIDTIDPNGNYRHIADVTSDATGQYAYTFTPDVPGTYQILASFAGTKSYYASSGQTYLAVGEAPPTAAPYPETVLPPTETYFAISTAAIIVAIAIVGAIIVLVLKKRP